In Drosophila simulans strain w501 chromosome X, Prin_Dsim_3.1, whole genome shotgun sequence, one DNA window encodes the following:
- the LOC27207925 gene encoding uncharacterized protein LOC27207925, translating into MPQPAMMGNRTERSGRLGILLLLGVLVVLMALPPPTAGTTDWMQSCGTCHCQWNSGKKSADCKNKALTKIPQDMSNEMQVLDFAHNQIPELRREEFLLAGLPNVHKIFLRNCTIQEVHREAFKGLHILIELDLSGNRIRELHPGTFAGLEKLRNVIINNNEIEVLPNHLFVNLSFLSRIEFRNNRLRQVQLHVFAGTMALSAISLEQNRLSHLHKETFKDLQKLMHLSLQGNAWNCSCELQDFRDFAISKRLYTPPTDCQEPPQLRGKLWSEVPSENFACRPRILGSVRSFIEANHDNISLPCRIVGSPRPNVTWVYNKRPLQQYDPRVRVLTSVEQLPEQPSQVLTSELRIVGVRASDKGAYTCVADNRGGRAEAEFQLLVSGDYAGAVSASDGMGMGAIGAPTIDPQTNMFLIICLIITTLLLLLLVAVLTLFWYCRRIKTYQKDTTMMSGDGLISSKMDKTHNGSMLEGSVIMEMQKSLLNEVNPVEKPPRRTDIESVDGGDDVLEIKKTLLDEPVYVANHSRDEEAVSVAMSDTTTTPRSRHTYVDDAYANSLPPDLLAFPARVPPTSPSMQSSQSNIPDQVIYGIRSPPSLTSPVYTHMTPHGIYGTKTMTAPHNGFMTLQHPKSRNLALIATANSSRQHQHHHQLQQQQHHHQQQQQQQQHHPLATTSPFLPAPVVYSPATGVVMKQGYMTIPRKPRAPSWAPSTSGAAGHGSIQLSEFQSPTSPNPSETGTATTAELQAEPVYDNLGLRTTAGGNSTLNLTKIAGSQGGAGQQYSMRDRPLPATPSLTSVSSATNASKIYEPIHELIQQQQQLQQQQQQQQQRLGSMDTEPLYGVRQQGITILPGSSISGAGLGHAAYLSPGSGAAVSPSHASSSGDSPKAAKIPPRPPPKPKKKMSVTTTRSGQGSTSQLFDDEGEDGTEV; encoded by the exons ATGCCACAGCCAGCGATGATGGGCAACAGAACGGAGCGGAGCGGACGACTGGGgatcctcctgctgctggggGTGCTAGTGGTCCTAATGGCCCTGCCGCCGCCCACCGCAGGCACCACCGACTGGATGCAGAGCTGCGGTACGTGCCACTGCCAGTGGAACTCGGGCAAGAAGAGCGCCGACTGCAAGAACAAGGCGCTCACCAAGATCCCGCAGGACATGAGCAACGAGATGCAGGTGCTGGACTTTGCCCACAATCAAATACCCGAGCTGCGGCGCGAGGAGTTCCTACTGGCCGGGCTGCCCAATGTGCACAAGATCTTTCTGCGCAACTGCACCATCCAGGAGGTGCACCGCGAGGCCTTCAAGGGCCTGCACATCCTCATCGAGCTGGACCTGTCCGGCAATCGGATACGGGAACTGCATCCGGGCACGTTCGCCGGCCTGGAGAAGCTGCGCAACGTGatcatcaacaacaacgagaTCGAGGTGCTGCCCAACCACCTGTTCGTCAACCTGAGCTTCCTGTCGCGCATCGAGTTCCGGAACAACCGATTGCGCCAGGTGCAGCTGCACGTCTTCGCCGGCACGATGGCGCTGAGCGCCATTTCGCTGGAGCAGAACCGCCTCTCACATCTGCACAAGGAGACATTCAAGGATCTGCAGAAGCTGATGCACCTCTCGCTGCAGGGGAACGCCTGGAACTGCAGCTGCGAGCTGCAGGACTTCCGCGACTTTGCGATCAGCAAGCGGCTCTACACACCGCCCACCGATTGCCAGGAGCCGCCCCAGCTGCGCGGCAAGCTGTGGAGCGAGGTGCCCTCGGAGAACTTCGCCTGCCGGCCGCGCATCCTGGGCTCCGTGCGCTCCTTCATCGAGGCCAATCACGACAACATCTCGCTGCCCTGCCGCATCGTCGGCAGTCCGCGTCCCAATGTCACCTGGGTGTACAACAAGCGGCCCTTGCAGCAGTACGATCCGCGTGTGCGCGTCCTCACCTCCGTGGAGCAGCTGCCGGAGCAGCCCTCCCAGGTGCTCACCTCGGAGCTGCGCATCGTCGGCGTGCGGGCCTCCGACAAGGGTGCCTACACCTGTGTGGCGGACAACCGGGGCGGACGGGCGGAGGCCGAGTTCCAGCTGCTCGTGAGCGGCGACTATGCCGGCGCGGTATCCGCCTCCGacggcatgggcatgggcgcCATTGGGGCGCCAACCATTGATCCGCAAACGAACATGTTTCTCATCATCTGCCTGATCATCACcacgctgctgctcctgctgctcgtgGCGGTGCTGACGCTCTTCTGGTACTGCCGTCGCATCAAGACCTACCAGAAGGACACCACCATGATGAGCGGCGACGGGCTGATCTCCTCCAAGATGGACAAGACGCACAACGGCTCCATGCTCGAGGGCTCCGTCATCATGGAGATGCAGAAGAGCCTGCTCAACGAGGTCAATCCCGTCGAGAAGCCGCCGCGGCGCACGGACATCGAGAGCGTGGATGGAGGCGACGACGTGCTCGAGATCAAGAAGACGCTGCTCGACGAGCCCGTCTATG TGGCCAATCACTCGCGCGACGAAGAAGCCGTCTCAGTGGCCATGTCGGATACGACGACCACGCCCCGATCTCGACACACCTACGTGGATGATGCGTACGCCAATAGCTTGCCACCGGACCTGCTGGCCTTTCCCGCCCGCGTGCCGCCCACCTCGCCCTCGATGCAGTCCTCGCAGTCGAACATACCCGACCAGGTGATCTACGGCATCCGTTCGCCGCCGTCGCTGACCAGTCCGGTGTACACGCACATGACGCCGCACGGCATCTACGGCACCAAGACGATGACGGCTCCGCACAATGGCTTTATGACGCTGCAGCATCCCAAGTCGCGCAACCTGGCGCTCATCGCCACCGCCAACAGCAGTcgccagcaccagcaccaccaccagctgcagcagcagcagcaccaccaccagcagcaacagcaacagcagcagcaccatccgCTGGCCACCACATCGCCCTTCCTGCCCGCACCCGTCGTCTACTCGCCGGCCACGGGCGTGGTCATGAAACAGGGATACATGACCATTCCGCGCAAGCCGCGCGCCCCCAGCTGGGCGCCCAGTACTTCCGGCGCCGCTGGCCACGGATCCATTCAGCTAAGTGAATTCCAGAGCCCCACATCGCCGAATCCCAGCGAGACTGGCACCGCCACCACCGCGGAACTGCAGGCGGAGCCCGTGTACGACAACTTGGGACTGCGCACCACTGCCGGCGGCAACTCCACCCTCAATCTGACCAAGATCGCCGGTTCGCAGGGGGGCGCTGGTCAGCAGTACTCGATGCGGGACCGACCCCTtccggccacgcccagccTGACATCGGTGTCCTCGGCGACCAATGCCAGCAAGATTTACGAGCCCATACACGAGCTGattcagcagcaacagcagttgcaacaacagcagcagcagcagcagcagcgactggGCTCCATGGACACGGAACCCCTGTACGGAGTTCGGCAACAGGGGATCACGATACTGCCCGGCTCGAGCATTAGCGGGGCCGGACTGGGCCACGCCGCCTACCTTTCACCCGGCTCGGGTGCCGCCGTGTCGCCAAGCcacgccagcagcagcggcgactCCCCGAAGGCCGCCAAGATcccaccacgcccaccaccGAAGCCCAAGAAGAAGATGTCCGTGACGACGACGCGCAGCGGCCAGGGCAGCACCAGCCAGCTCTTCGACGACGAGGGCGAGGACGGCACCGAGGTCTAG
- the LOC6740231 gene encoding probable ATP-dependent RNA helicase DHX34, with translation MSRISKKADEHASSRRRTQISLIEFSFLDHKAELVGLLQAKSRQAGRSLVENEADFWKFVGKYEAMMRSTGQPVLPPRLAEAELSSMQPYHRSKHLALRLDADELLQEARDEMQSQFRHILLVYLDFRQTEKFQRIRKLRQTQRNLPIARFRKDLREALDTSRVVIVAGDTGCGKSTQVPQYLYDFGYRSIACTQPRRLACVSLCKRVAHELLDDYGSRVAFQIRFERSRTKLTNIIFITEGLLLRQLAVAANLDQYDALILDEIHERNLFGDFLLGVTKCLLRARPQLKLILMSATINVELFHGYFGEEGARLVQVPGRLFPIKLRYLPPPALELKAGQATSKRSQRNRIDPAPFVQVLSLIDQQYPTSERGDVLIFVSGVNEIESVVEAVHEYATEQTHWLVLPLHSGQAIADQSKVFDYAPEGMRKCIVSTNIAETSLTVDGVRFVVDSGKVKEMNFDATCKGQRLKEFWVSKSSADQRKGRAGRTGPGVCFRIYTAEQYNSFEAYPTPEIYRVPLDTMLLQMVSMGLPDVRAFPFIEAPETERIEQTILALKQHCALSVEEKITPLGRSLANLPVELSIGKMLLMGSVFPEVEQLLTLAAMLSVQNPLTNRAHTDQRCVRERESLESDQGDLFTLVRLYNEWVQLKMRRDGTRQWCRRLGIEEQRFYEVTKLRQQFQRILESCGMVVASGSDSQLTSAERATRHGELRQLKAMKRRQRFEQPRQRKLLKQSAGRVAEDEEEGEEEQGDDMRDVDFRLRFDPRQLALLERSSRLDRHSVVVLMKLLLGSGFYPQLAISDEFNYCKGGGQQFFHTRLKPFVLQHPNSQFAKYFEQLKLTESDLLPKPDFYTPKLPLSKRHQLLCYQSLLETAKPYLINCIRLPAAQTLLLFSFAIDTNAGITQIACDGWLGLDLPMPGSGMELLSRAIELRRRWSRLLYGKLDDLNSKQEAPSHSSDDRSSALWQDLVEYMALDVAYAIRRLLPADIKRLYTHQAPSALLAELKENPFAVDFPMTPNEEKGGLNVSEHVVYSCLVEQQWTTAMDATLRAEPWQCTRCDFELKEFDVLEQLVHRPKCKGRKARESRMAKTTSTESSTDAASSSSSHSSGGFYCNSCKRELRLTKIDILRHKKQCRNSK, from the exons ATGTCCCGGATATCAAAGAAGGCAGATGAACATGCCTCCAGCCGCCGCAGGACTCAGATCAGTCTGATCGAGTTCAGTTTCTTGGATCACAAGGCGGAGCTCGTAGGCCTGCTGCAGGCCAAGAGCCGCCAGGCAGGCAGGAGTCTGGTGGAGAACGAGGCTGACTTTTGGAAATTCGTGGGCAAGTACGAGGCCATGATGCGCTCCACGGGTCAGCCCGTGCTGCCGCCTCGACTCGCGGAGGCGGAGCTGAGCAGCATGCAGCCGTATCACCGCAGCAAGCACTTGGCATTGCGACTGGACGCCGATGAACTGCTTCAGGAGGCGCGCGACGAAATGCAGTCTCAGTTTCGGCATATCTTGCTGGTGTACTTGGACTTCCGCCAGACGGAGAAGTTCCAGCGCATCCGAAAGCTGCGGCAGACACAACGCAATCTACCCATTGCTCGCTTCCGGAAGGACTTGCGCGAGGCACTGGACACATCCCGCGTGGTCATCGTGGCCGGTGACACTGGCTGCGGCAAGTCCACACAGGTGCCCCAGTATCTCTACGACTTTGGCTACCGCAGCATTG CTTGCACCCAGCCGCGCCGCCTGGCCTGCGTCTCCCTGTGCAAGCGCGTGGCGCACGAGCTGCTGGACGACTACGGCAGTCGGGTGGCCTTCCAGATCCGCTTCGAGCGCAGCCGTACGAAGCTCACCAACATCATTTTTATCACGGAGGGCTTGTTGCTGCGGCAACTGGCGGTGGCCGCCAACCTAGACCAGTACGATGCCTTGATTTTGGACGAAATCCACGAGCGCAACTTATTCGGCGACTTCCTACTGGGCGTCACCAAGTGCTTGCTGAGGGCGCGGCCGCAACTGAAGCTGATACTCATGTCTGCCACCATCAACGTGGAGCTCTTCCACGGCTACTTCGGCGAGGAGGGCGCACGACTAGTCCAGGTGCCGGGACGTTTATTTCCCATCAAACTGCGCTATCTGCCGCCACCTGCACTGGAACTAAAGGCGGGACAGGCGACCTCCAAACGCTCTCAGAGAAACCGCATCGATCCAGCTCCATTTGTCCAGGTGCTTAGCCTTATTGACCAGCAGTATCCGA CCAGCGAGCGCGGTGACGTGCTCATCTTCGTAAGCGGCGTAAACGAAATCGAATCTGTTGTGGAGGCCGTCCACGAGTACGCCACCGAACAGACTCATTGGCTCGTCCTGCCGCTGCACAGTGGCCAGGCGATTGCGGACCAGAGCAAGGTGTTTGACTACGCACCCGAGGGCATGCGCAAGTGCATTGTGTCCACCAACATAGCCGAAACGTCGCTCACCGTGGACGGCGTGCGGTTCGTGGTCGACTCTGGCAAGGTCAAGGAGATGAACTTCGACGCGACCTGCAAGGGCCAGCGCCTGAAGGAGTTCTGGGTGTCCAAGTCGTCTGCGGATCAGCGCAAGGGTCGTGCAGGGCGCACGGGACCAGGT GTCTGTTTTCGGATCTACACTGCGGAGCAATACAACTCCTTCGAGGCCTATCCCACTCCGGAAATCTACCGCGTGCCGCTCGACAcgatgctgctgcagatggTGTCCATGGGACTGCCGGACGTCCGGGCCTTTCCATTCATAGAGGCCCCGGAAACGGAGCGCATCGAGCAGACTATTCTGGCGCTAAAGCAACAC TGCGCACTCAGCGTGGAGGAGAAGATCACACCGCTGGGCAGGTCGCTGGCCAACTTGCCCGTAGAGCTGTCCATCGGCAAGATGCTGCTTATGGGCAGTGTGTTCCCCgaggtggagcagctgctgacCCTTGCCGCCATGCTGAGCGTGCAGAACCCGCTGACGAATCGTGCCCACACAGACCAGCGCTGCGTGCGCGAGCGGGAGTCGCTGGAGTCCGATCAAGGCGACCTCTTCACCCTGGTGCGTCTCTACAACGAGTGGGTGCAGCTCAAGATGCGGCGCGATGGCACTCGACAGTGGTGCCGTCGCTTGGGCATCGAAGAGCAGCGCTTCTATGAGGTGACCAAGCTGCGTCAGCAGTTCCAGCGCATCCTGGAGAGCTGCGGCATGGTGGTGGCCAGCGGTTCGGACTCCCAGTTGACCAGTGCCGAGCGCGCCACGCGCCATGGTGAGCTGCGGCAGCTGAAAGCCATGAAGCGCCGCCAACGATTTGAGCAACCCCGTCAGCGCAAGTTGCTAAAGCAGAGCGCTGGACGGGTAgcggaggacgaggaggagggaGAGGAGGAGCAGGGCGACGACATGAGGGACGTGGACTTCCGGCTGCGGTTCGATCCTCGACAGCTGGCGCTGCTGGAGCGTTCGTCGCGTCTCGACCGACACAGCGTCGTTGTGCTAATGAAGCTGCTGCTTGGCAGCGGTTTCTACCCACAGCTGGCCATCAGCGACGAGTTCAACTACTGCAAGGGTGGTGGCCAGCAGTTCTTCCACACGCGGCTCAAGCCCTTCGTGCTGCAGCACCCCAACTCGCAATTCGCCAAGTACTTCGAGCAGCTCAAGCTGACCGAAAGCGATCTGCTGCCCAAGCCGGACTTCTACACGCCCAAGCTTCCGCTCAGCAAGCGCCACCAGTTGCTCTGTTACCA GTCGCTGCTGGAGACCGCCAAGCCCTATCTGATTAACTGCATCCGTCTGCCGGCTGCCCAGACGCTATTGCTCTTCAGCTTCGCCATCGACACGAACGCGGGCATCACACAGATCGCCTGCGACGGCTGGCTGGGACTGGATCTGCCCATGCCCGGCAGCGGCATGGAGCTGTTGAGCCGGGCCATCGAGTTGCGCCGACGTTGGAGCAGGCTGCTTTACGGCAAGCTGGATG ACCTCAACAGCAAACAGGAAGCACCTTCCCATTCAAGTGACGATAGGAGCAGCGCGCTGTGGCAAGATCTTGTGGAATATATGGCGCTGGACGTGGCCTATGCGATACGCCGACTGCTTCCCGCCGACATCAAGAGGCTCTACACTCATCAGGCGCCTTCGGCGCTACTGGCGGAGCTCAAGGAGAACCCCTTTGCCGTCGACTTTCCCATGACACCGAACGAAGAAAAGGGCGGCCTCAACGTATCGGAGCACGTGGTGTACAGCTGCTTGGTCGAACAGCAGTGGACGACGGCCATGGACGCGACTCTTCGGGCCGAGCCCTGGCAGTGTACGCGCTGCGATTTCGAGCTCAAGGAGTTCGATGTGCTCGAGCAGCTGGTGCACCGACCCAAATGCAAGGGTCGCAAGGCGCGGGAAAGCCGCATGGCGAAAACAACTAGCACGGAGTCCTCAACGGACGCAGCCAGTAGCTCCAGTTCACACTCCTCCGGCGGCTTTTACTGCAACTCCTGCAAGAGGGAGTTGCGACTGACAAAGATCGACATTCTGCGCCACAAAAAGCAGTGTCGAAATAGCAAGTAA
- the LOC27207432 gene encoding N-alpha-acetyltransferase 16, NatA auxiliary subunit has translation MPSSDPLPPKEGALFRKLLKCYELKQYKNGLKLAKQILSNPKYMEHGETLAMKGLTLNGLGRREEAYKYVRLGLRNDLRSHVCWHVYGLLQRSDKKYDEAIKCYRNALKWEKDNLQILKDLSLLQIQMRDLEGYKETRHHLFTLRPSQHASWIGFAMSYHLLGDYDMANSILETFSQSQTSIEAHDYRHSELLLYQNQILIESNRLQQAVDHLTKYQGQIVDKLAVRETMGDLYIKLQQQEKAVPIFESLIRRNPENVLYYEQYIAARQVTDSSAVVSIYRVFQEQYPRALCPRRLPLNIANGDEFRVVTDEYLRRGLRKGIPPLFVNVRTLHQIPERAAVIEELALQYFENLTRSGHFSREDADAGIPVEPASALVWTALFLAQHYDYMRDTDRALEYINVAIDHTPTLIELLITKGRIFKHAGDPVEAYVWLEEAQSMDTADRYINSKCAKYMLRANMVQEAEEICAKFTREGVSAMDNLNEMQCMWFQTECALAYQRMGRWGESLKKCHEVERHFAEIVEDQFDFHTYCMRKMTLRAYVGLLRLEDVLRQHPFYFKAAKCAIEVYIRLYDKPLKSETTIEEIDIENLPPSELKKLRSKQRKAKKKAELESAQAAQAQVKREQHQKSKQQANQETDPDAPQLDELVAEKLERTDDPLDKAIDFLKPLQQLAKERIETHLLAFELYYRKNKLLLMLQCIRRARAVDATHPVIHSCIIRFVKSLTSAAKEQPFNEHVQKVLEKATKELIGSKTPQQLNDEFIAKHNASILHLYEGARSLYELDNSKKAAAIKLVTSFNLAKLRLEEATKIYTALRDGDVFGDCEAEAASYQQACHQRFQYARIFRNVEELEAQLQEKEAAKLRAEEEQQQLIHVDSSEPVSVLATAAAAS, from the exons ATGCCTTCTAGCGATCCCCTGCCGCCCAAGGAGGGCGCGCTCTTCCGCAAGCTACTT AAATGCTACGAACTGAAGCAGTACAAAAATGGCCTTAAACTGGCCAAGCAGATCCTGTCCAACCCCAAGTACATGGAGCACGGCGAGACGCTGGCCATGAAGGGGCTTACTCTGAACGGATTGGGGCGCCGCGAGGAGGCCTACAAGTATGTGCGTCTGGGTCTGCGCAACGACTTGCGCTCCCACGTTTGCTGGCACGTCTACGGACTGCTCCAGCGCAGCGACAAGAAGTACGACGAGGCCATCAAGTGCTACCGCAACGCGCTCAAGTGGGAGAAGGACAACCTGCAGATCCTGAAGGACCTGTCGCTTCTCCAGATCCAAATGCGCGACCTCGAGGGCTACAAGGAGACGCGCCATCACCTGTTCACGCTGCGTCCCTCGCAGCACGCCTCCTGGATCGGTTTCGCCATGAGCTACCATCTGCTGGGTGACTACGACATGGCCAACAGCATCCTGGAGACTTTCAGCCAGTCGCAAACGTCGATT GAGGCGCACGATTACCGTCACTCGGAGCTGCTGCTCTACCAGAACCAGATACTCATCGAGTCGAATCGTCTGCAGCAGGCCGTGGACCACCTGACCAAGTACCAGGGCCAGATCGTCGACAAGCTGGCCGTTCGCGAGACCATGGGCGATCTGTACAtcaagctgcagcagcaggagaaggcAGTGCCCATCTTTGAGTCTCTGATCCGCCGCAATCCGGAGAACGTGCTCTACTACGAGCAGTACATTGCTGCCCGCCAGGTGACCGACTCAAGCGCCGTGGTGTCGATCTATCGCGTGTTCCAGGAGCAGTATCCGCGCGCCCTGTGCCCTCGCCGCCTGCCTTTGAACATCGCCAACGGCGACGAGTTCCGCGTCGTGACCGACGAGTACCTGCGCCGCGGTCTGCGTAAGGGCATTCCGCCGCTATTTGTCAACGTGCGCACTCTGCACCAGATACCGGAGAGGGCGGCCGTCATCGAGGAGCTGGCGCTGCAGTATTTCGAGAACCTTACCCGTTCCGGTCACTTTTCTCGCGAAGATGCCGACGCCGGGATTCCCGTCGAGCCGGCCTCGGCACTGGTGTGGACGGCACTGTTTCTGGCGCAGCACTACGACTACATGCGCGATACGGACCGCGCTCTGGAGTACATCAATGTGGCGATCGACCATACGCCAACACTCATTGAGCTGCTTATCACCAAGGGTCGCATCTTTAAGCATGCCGGTGATCCCGTGGAGGCGTACGTCTGGCTGGAGGAGGCCCAAAGCATGGACACGGCGGATCG CTACATCAATTCGAAGTGCGCGAAGTACATGCTGCGCGCCAACATGGTGCAGGAGGCAGAGGAGATCTGCGCCAAGTTCACCCGCGAGGGTGTCTCCGCCATGGACAACTTGAACGAGATGCAGTGCATGTGGTTCCAGACGGAGTGTGCCCTGGCCTATCAGCGCATGGGTCGCTGGGGCGAGTCGTTGAAGAAGTGCCACGAGGTGGAGCGCCACTTTGCCGAAATCGTCGAGGACCAGTTCGATTTCCACACCTACTGCATGCGTAAAATGACGCTGCGCGCCTACGTTGGCCTGTTGCGTTTGGAGGACGTGCTACGCCAGCATCCATTCTATTTCAAGGCGGCCAAGTGCGCCATCGAGGTGTACATTCGCCTGTACGACAAGCCGCTTAAGTCGGAGACAACCATTGAGGAGATTGACATTG AGAACCTGCCGCCATCAGAACTGAAGAAGCTGCGCAGCAAACAGCGCAAGGCCAAGAAGAAAGCTGAGCTGGAGAGTGCGCAGGCCGCACAGGCGCAGGTGAAGCGCGAGCAGCACCAGAAATCGAAACAGCAGGCGAACCAGGAGACCGACCCCGATGCTCCGCAGTTGGACGAGCTGGTGGCCGAGAAGCTGGAGCGCACGGACGATCCGCTGGACAAGGCCATTGACTTCTTGAAaccgctgcagcagctggctAAGGAGCGCATCGAGACGCACCTACTGGCCTTCGAGTTGTACTACCGCAAGAACAAACTGCTCCTAATGCTGCAGTGCATCCGGCGCGCTCGCGCCGTCGACGCCACGCACCCCGTAATCCACAGCTGCATTATTCGCTTCGTTAAGTCGTTGACCAGCGCCGCCAAGGAGCAGCCGTTCAATGAGCACGTGCAGAAGGTGCTGGAGAAGGCTACCAAAGAACTGATAGGCAGCAAGACGCCCCAGCAGCTCAACGATGAGTTCATTGCCAAACACAACGCTTCCATACTGCATTTATACGAGGGCGCCCGCAGTCTGTACGAACTGGACAATAGTAAAAAGGCTGCCGCCATCAAGCTGGTCACTAGCTTCAACCTGGCCAAGCTCCGGCTGGAG GAGGCCACCAAGATCTACACAGCGTTGCGGGACGGCGATGTGTTTGGCGATTGCGAGGCAGAGGCCGCTTCCTACCAGCAGGCGTGCCACCAACGCTTCCAGTACGCCCGCATCTTTCGCAATGTCGAGGAGCTGGAGGCCCAGCTGCAGGAGAAGGAGGCCGCCAAGCTGCGCGCCGaggaagagcagcagcagctgattcACGTTGATTCTAGTGAACCGGTGTCTGTGTTGGCCACGGCAGCGGCAGCGTCTTAG
- the LOC27209281 gene encoding 28S ribosomal protein S14, mitochondrial, with amino-acid sequence MNSLARIGGFVCQSVQIAGCGLQQVRTKYADWKMIRDVKRRKCVKENAVERLRINSLRKNDILPPELREVADAEIAAFPRDSSLVRVRERCALTSRPRGVVHKYRLSRIVWRHLADYNKLSGVQRAMW; translated from the exons ATGAACTCTCTGGCCAGGATCGGGGGTTTTGTGTGCCAGTCTGTGCAAATAGCCGGCTGCGGA ctgcagcaggtgCGCACCAAGTACGCCGATTGGAAGATGATTCGCGACGTAAAGCGGCGCAAGTGCGTCAAGGAGAACGCCGTGGAGCGGCTGCGAATCAACTCGCTGCGCAAGAACGACATCCTGCCGCCGGAGCTACGCGAGGTAGCCGACGCCGAGATCGCTGCCTTTCCTCGGGACTCATCGCTCGTCCGGGTGAGGGAACGCTGCGCGCTTACGTCACGGCCGCGCGGAGTTGTCCACAAGTACAGGCTCAGTCGAATTGTGTGGCGCCACCTCGCCGACTACAACAAGCTGTCCGGCGTCCAGCGCGCCATGTGGTAG
- the LOC6740232 gene encoding RING finger protein narya has product MFRVHCNKCFRHRKTDPAVPFHLTQCRHVICGPCLGQSSLEKNCPLCGRVLKAIQINRDMPTSVANYFEDPLRFQQIYRKISKFQADQRASDNLGFYRQLQQLEQNKRQLEGFCKMEAQLNQKVEEEKKRIAELRTYIAYHENAQRMTRRRRSAGEKFHTPEFQEAWNTSVSTSDKSQSDMPFDSFRRGADLETRSTRRRSFGGDTKGFHL; this is encoded by the coding sequence ATGTTTCGAGTGCATTGCAACAAGTGCTTCCGTCATCGCAAAACTGATCCGGCCGTGCCCTTCCACTTGACCCAGTGCCGGCACGTGATCTGCGGGCCCTGTTTGGGCCAATCCTCGCTAGAAAAGAACTGCCCGCTGTGCGGCCGCGTGCTCAAAGCGATCCAGATCAACCGGGACATGCCAACTAGCGTGGCCAACTACTTCGAGGATCCCCTGAGATTCCAGCAGATCTACCGCAAGATCTCCAAGTTCCAGGCGGACCAACGGGCATCGGACAACCTGGGTTTCTACCGCCAgttgcagcagctggagcagaacAAGCGCCAGCTGGAGGGCTTTTGCAAGATGGAGGCGCAGCTGAACCAGAAGGTCGAGGAGGAAAAGAAGCGAATCGCCGAACTACGCACCTACATCGCATATCACGAGAATGCGCAGAGGATGACGAGGCGCCGGCGCAGTGCAGGTGAGAAATTCCATACGCCGGAGTTCCAGGAGGCCTGGAACACCTCTGTCAGCACTTCGGACAAATCGCAGTCGGATATGCCTTTTGATAGCTTCCGCCGGGGCGCGGACTTGGAAACCCGGTCAACGCGGAGAAGATCCTTTGGCGGCGACACTAAAGGCTTTCATCTTTAG